The following are encoded together in the Pseudodesulfovibrio indicus genome:
- the pheT gene encoding phenylalanine--tRNA ligase subunit beta produces MLVSLNWLREFVPYEGDIQVLGDKLTMLGLELDGITDPFEEVQDIVVGYVVERETHPESDHLSICTVDVGGPETLTIVCGAPNVAKGQKVPVATVGTTLPGGLKIKKAKLRGVPSMGMICSERELGFSEDHEGIWVLDDSLKVGDKLVDALNLERVVFDFDITPNRADCLSILGFARETALAFDLPLTLPKLNLVEAGGNAADEMKIVIDDPELCPAYHARIIKGVTLGKAPDWMRFKLLALGQRPISNIVDVTNFIMFELGQPLHSFDLDLIEKATIRVAPATDGMKFTTLDNVERTLTANDLLIWDGVKPVALAGVMGGLNSEMGEGSSNVLLEAAVFRPGTVRKTARRLALPSEASYRFERGVDQVMTRFAQDRAAQLMAETSGGSVLAGVASAEPKPWQDRTHGYRHARCMSLLGLDLEPGFAKKVFTLEGCVVDDSDPANWTVASPSHRLDLEREVDLYEEVGRVYGLDRIPAVLPRVAKSLDSGATTPVYDFNKRIKGWGRGVGLNEAINYSFVGSDDLDRLNLPDEGRVFIANPLSEDQNVMRTELAPGLLNTLKNNLSKGNGHIRLFEVAKRFVRDESSETETNERTRLGLLLYGPRHAAEWPWPGGDVDYLDIKGHVEHLVADTLKLEAPVFTVAAEPHPYLEPCVRVAVSGEDVGFIGQVKEEIADYYHARKDVWVGDFDLDTLRGMVDAHRIDFKRLPVFPPSRRDVTVIGPMTLHADAIRETILAAGVDILESVSLVAEFVPEVQPEGREEERNLSFRLTYRSPTKTLKDKQVDKEHKRILDALEKNLPIRF; encoded by the coding sequence ATGTTAGTGAGCTTGAATTGGTTGCGTGAATTCGTTCCCTATGAGGGGGACATCCAGGTCCTTGGCGACAAGCTGACCATGCTCGGCCTTGAGCTGGACGGGATCACCGATCCCTTTGAAGAGGTCCAGGACATCGTGGTCGGGTACGTGGTCGAGCGCGAGACGCACCCGGAATCCGATCATCTCTCCATCTGCACCGTGGACGTGGGCGGTCCCGAGACCCTGACCATCGTCTGCGGCGCACCCAACGTGGCCAAGGGCCAGAAGGTTCCGGTGGCCACCGTGGGCACGACCCTGCCCGGCGGCCTGAAGATCAAGAAGGCCAAGCTGCGCGGCGTGCCCTCCATGGGCATGATCTGTTCCGAGCGCGAGCTGGGCTTCTCCGAGGACCACGAGGGCATCTGGGTCCTGGACGATTCCCTGAAGGTGGGCGACAAGCTCGTGGACGCGCTCAACCTGGAGCGGGTGGTCTTCGACTTCGACATCACCCCCAACCGCGCCGACTGCCTGTCCATCCTGGGCTTTGCCCGCGAGACCGCGCTGGCCTTCGACCTGCCCCTGACCCTGCCGAAGCTGAACCTGGTGGAGGCGGGCGGGAACGCCGCCGACGAGATGAAGATCGTCATCGACGACCCCGAGCTCTGCCCCGCGTACCACGCCCGGATCATCAAGGGCGTGACCCTCGGCAAGGCGCCGGACTGGATGCGCTTCAAGCTGCTCGCCCTGGGCCAGCGTCCCATCTCCAACATCGTGGACGTGACCAACTTCATCATGTTCGAGCTGGGCCAGCCCCTGCACTCCTTCGACCTCGACCTGATCGAGAAGGCGACCATCCGCGTGGCCCCGGCCACGGACGGCATGAAATTCACCACCCTGGACAACGTGGAACGGACCTTGACCGCCAACGACCTGCTCATCTGGGACGGCGTCAAGCCCGTCGCCCTGGCGGGCGTCATGGGCGGCCTGAACTCCGAGATGGGCGAGGGTTCCAGCAACGTTCTGCTGGAGGCGGCGGTGTTCCGCCCCGGCACCGTGCGCAAGACCGCCCGGCGGCTGGCCCTGCCCTCCGAGGCATCCTACCGCTTCGAGCGCGGCGTGGATCAGGTCATGACCCGCTTCGCCCAGGACCGCGCGGCCCAGCTCATGGCCGAAACCTCCGGCGGCTCCGTGCTCGCCGGCGTGGCCTCTGCCGAGCCCAAGCCGTGGCAGGACCGGACGCACGGCTACCGCCACGCCCGCTGCATGTCCCTGCTCGGCCTGGACCTGGAGCCCGGCTTCGCCAAGAAGGTCTTCACCCTTGAAGGGTGCGTGGTGGACGACTCCGACCCGGCCAACTGGACCGTGGCCTCCCCGTCCCACCGGTTGGACCTGGAGCGCGAGGTGGACCTCTACGAGGAAGTGGGCCGCGTCTACGGCCTGGACCGCATCCCGGCGGTGCTGCCCCGCGTGGCCAAGTCCCTGGACAGCGGGGCGACCACCCCGGTGTACGATTTCAACAAGCGCATCAAGGGCTGGGGCCGCGGCGTGGGCCTCAACGAGGCGATCAACTACAGCTTCGTCGGCTCCGACGACCTGGACCGGCTGAACCTGCCGGACGAGGGGAGGGTGTTCATCGCCAACCCGCTGTCCGAAGACCAGAACGTCATGCGCACCGAGCTGGCCCCCGGCCTGCTGAACACGCTGAAGAACAACCTTTCCAAGGGCAACGGCCACATCCGCCTCTTCGAGGTGGCCAAGCGGTTCGTGCGCGACGAGAGCTCGGAGACCGAGACCAACGAGCGCACCCGGCTGGGGTTGCTGCTCTACGGCCCGCGCCACGCCGCCGAATGGCCCTGGCCCGGCGGCGACGTGGACTACCTGGACATCAAGGGCCACGTCGAGCACCTGGTCGCAGACACCCTCAAGCTCGAAGCCCCGGTGTTCACCGTGGCGGCCGAGCCGCACCCCTACCTGGAGCCGTGCGTCAGGGTGGCCGTGTCCGGCGAGGACGTGGGCTTCATCGGCCAGGTGAAAGAGGAGATCGCCGACTACTACCACGCCCGCAAGGACGTGTGGGTGGGCGACTTCGATCTCGACACCCTGCGCGGGATGGTCGATGCGCACCGCATCGACTTCAAGCGGCTGCCGGTCTTCCCGCCCAGCCGCCGCGACGTGACCGTCATCGGCCCCATGACCCTGCACGCCGACGCCATCCGGGAGACCATCCTGGCCGCGGGCGTGGATATCCTGGAGTCCGTGAGCCTGGTGGCCGAGTTCGTGCCCGAGGTCCAGCCCGAGGGCAGGGAAGAGGAGCGCAATCTCTCCTTCCGCCTGACCTACCGGTCCCCGACCAAGACCCTCAAGGACAAGCAGGTGGACAAGGAGCACAAGCGCATCCTGGACGCCCTGGAAAAGAACCTGCCCATCCGTTTCTAG
- a CDS encoding MerR family transcriptional regulator → MEDLQDFKRYKIGQAAKEIGVKTYVLRFWEGEFDEIDPIRTESGQRLYTEEHLEIIREIKRLLYDEGLTIDGAKRKLRSRENSGLLLEVRDELLAIRELLQR, encoded by the coding sequence ATGGAAGATTTGCAGGATTTCAAACGCTACAAGATCGGCCAGGCCGCCAAGGAGATAGGGGTCAAGACCTATGTCCTCCGCTTCTGGGAAGGTGAGTTCGACGAGATCGACCCCATCCGCACCGAGAGCGGGCAGCGGCTGTACACCGAGGAGCACCTGGAGATCATCCGCGAAATCAAGCGGCTCCTCTACGACGAGGGGCTGACCATCGACGGGGCCAAGCGCAAGCTCCGCAGCCGCGAGAACAGCGGGCTGCTCCTGGAGGTCCGCGACGAGCTGCTGGCCATTCGGGAACTGTTGCAACGATAG
- a CDS encoding AsmA family protein has product MKRTAKIILIGLVLCLCLLVVSVLVFTSLVDPNDYKDRIAKAVRDETGRTLAFGGDISLTLFPRLGVTLGPVSLSNAEGFGPEPMVSVRSALVSVRVLPLLLGQVRFDRLRLDGLVLNMGRDASGKGNWEDLVGRSDAAEGKEAGEDKDESRFPLEVAGVLVEDGSLVWDDRAANSRFVLKGVNASTGLIRPGALFPVELAMDFDCINPDAKGSLALKGQSSIDLRNREYTHKDMTVRVTAQGKAIPGGNAEAALSFKLLALDLIKDQARISGLECSAYGATLLVDGAVKGLTKGVSAASATVTLQPANLRTVLAALGEGAPDTGDAEALTRVGGTADISFETGRLEASNLDFEVDDTRVTGRVALEKGGEWPHVSARLDLGALDLDRYLPARRAEAASPKRDGGGGDPLDDTVLPADLLRKLHFDLDAKLARLQIRGAQLADVKVAARGADGLLSVDPLSAGAYGGTLEVTGSVDARRGAPVASSRTEVSQLNVAGLSHDVTGKSDYAGIANYSSELNAKGERLRDLQSTLNGTFSFSLSDGVFPGVDLARITRSAHSADKKQGRVEGAATDSTKFGSITGTGTVTDGVVRNNDLEVKAPGLRADGHGAFSLVTREIDYMVKAKLVPLADGQGGKSSGDLLGVMVPIHVTGTLEHPRYWVSLSEYAKALGGVVVDTVGTVLGGVKSVVKGVGSALDKTCCDEPEGSDKPAAKKKFLGIF; this is encoded by the coding sequence ATGAAGCGGACAGCGAAAATAATTCTCATCGGCCTGGTCCTCTGCCTGTGCCTCCTGGTGGTGTCCGTCCTCGTCTTCACCTCCCTGGTGGACCCCAACGACTACAAGGACCGCATCGCCAAGGCGGTTCGCGACGAAACAGGCCGCACCCTGGCCTTCGGGGGCGACATCTCACTGACCCTGTTCCCCCGTCTGGGCGTGACGTTGGGCCCCGTGTCCCTGAGCAACGCCGAAGGGTTCGGCCCGGAGCCCATGGTCTCGGTGCGGTCCGCGCTGGTCTCGGTGCGTGTCCTGCCCCTGCTTCTGGGCCAGGTCCGGTTCGACCGGTTGCGCCTCGACGGGCTGGTCCTGAACATGGGGCGCGACGCGTCCGGAAAGGGCAACTGGGAAGACCTGGTGGGCCGTTCCGATGCCGCCGAAGGGAAGGAGGCCGGAGAGGACAAGGACGAATCCAGGTTCCCGCTGGAAGTGGCGGGCGTGCTGGTCGAAGACGGCAGCCTGGTCTGGGACGACCGGGCCGCGAACTCGCGGTTCGTGCTGAAAGGGGTGAACGCGTCCACCGGCCTGATCCGCCCGGGCGCGCTGTTTCCGGTGGAGCTGGCCATGGACTTCGACTGCATCAATCCGGACGCCAAGGGCAGCCTGGCCCTCAAAGGGCAGTCCTCCATCGACCTGCGCAACCGGGAATATACCCATAAGGACATGACCGTCCGGGTCACGGCGCAGGGCAAGGCCATCCCCGGCGGGAACGCGGAGGCGGCCCTGTCCTTCAAGCTCCTGGCCCTGGACTTGATCAAGGACCAGGCCCGGATATCCGGCCTGGAGTGCTCGGCCTACGGGGCCACGCTGCTGGTGGACGGGGCCGTCAAGGGGCTGACAAAGGGCGTGAGCGCGGCCTCCGCCACTGTGACCCTGCAACCGGCCAACCTGCGCACGGTGCTCGCCGCGCTGGGCGAAGGCGCGCCGGACACCGGTGACGCCGAGGCCCTGACCAGGGTCGGCGGAACGGCCGATATTTCCTTCGAGACAGGCCGCTTGGAAGCCTCGAACCTGGATTTCGAGGTGGACGACACCCGCGTGACGGGGCGCGTGGCCTTGGAAAAGGGCGGCGAGTGGCCGCATGTCTCCGCACGGCTGGACCTGGGCGCCCTGGACCTGGACCGCTACCTCCCGGCCAGGCGGGCCGAGGCGGCGTCCCCGAAGCGGGATGGCGGGGGAGGCGACCCCCTGGACGACACGGTCCTGCCCGCGGACCTGCTCCGCAAGCTCCATTTCGACCTCGACGCCAAGCTCGCCCGGTTGCAGATCAGGGGGGCGCAGCTCGCCGACGTGAAGGTCGCGGCCAGGGGAGCCGACGGGCTGCTCTCCGTGGACCCGTTGTCCGCCGGGGCTTACGGCGGCACGCTGGAAGTGACCGGCTCGGTGGACGCCCGCCGGGGCGCGCCCGTGGCATCCTCCCGGACCGAGGTCAGCCAACTCAACGTGGCCGGGCTGTCCCACGACGTGACCGGCAAGTCCGACTATGCAGGAATCGCGAATTATTCCTCTGAGTTGAACGCCAAGGGCGAGCGGCTGCGCGACCTCCAGTCCACCCTGAACGGCACGTTCTCCTTTTCCCTGTCCGACGGCGTGTTCCCCGGCGTGGACCTGGCGCGGATCACCCGGTCCGCGCATTCCGCCGACAAGAAGCAGGGCCGGGTCGAGGGGGCGGCGACCGATTCCACCAAGTTCGGTTCCATCACCGGCACCGGCACGGTCACGGACGGCGTGGTCAGGAACAACGACCTGGAGGTCAAGGCCCCCGGGCTACGCGCCGACGGCCACGGCGCATTCTCCCTGGTCACGCGCGAGATCGACTACATGGTCAAGGCCAAGCTGGTCCCCCTGGCCGACGGGCAGGGCGGCAAGTCGTCCGGCGACCTGTTGGGGGTGATGGTCCCGATCCACGTCACCGGCACCCTGGAGCACCCGCGTTACTGGGTCTCCCTGAGCGAGTATGCAAAGGCGCTGGGTGGCGTGGTGGTCGATACCGTGGGCACGGTGCTCGGCGGGGTGAAGAGCGTGGTCAAGGGCGTTGGCTCGGCCCTGGACAAGACCTGCTGCGACGAGCCCGAGGGCTCGGACAAACCGGCCGCGAAAAAGAAATTCCTGGGAATATTCTAG
- a CDS encoding FliI/YscN family ATPase — MDADSRLGLLEDLDPCQTFGKVTKVVGLIAEGHGIKAPLGSVCYLLPTGHAPIPAEVVGFRDGACLFMPYSDMRGIGPGSLIQNAATPPHIPVGHAMLGRAVNAFGDPLDGKGPIDAETFAPLHREPPNPLERPRINEPLDVGIRSVNALLTLGKGQRVGIMAGSGVGKSTTLGMMARYTKADINVIALVGERGREVVEFMERDLGPEGMARSVLVVATSDKSPLIRMRAAYAATAVAEFFRDQGNDVLLMMDSVTRFAMAGREVGLAAGEPPTRGGYTPSVFAHLPQLLERAGKNRKGSITGIYTVLVDGDDFTEPIADSTRSILDGHIVLTRELADLGHYPAIDVLKSISRLRSDITSKQAQADGRALLRHMATFKRVEDMVNIGAYQRGANAEVDRAIAMVGPINQFLRQLVEEQETLDSAFKSLHELVGEEPEKADAKPQQQPSGKPIPQLKKTPRKNGPPKPNLKMKAR; from the coding sequence ATGGACGCGGATTCGAGACTCGGACTCCTCGAAGACCTCGACCCCTGTCAGACCTTCGGCAAGGTCACCAAGGTGGTCGGTCTCATCGCCGAGGGGCACGGCATCAAGGCCCCGCTCGGCTCGGTCTGCTATCTCCTGCCCACAGGGCACGCCCCCATTCCCGCCGAGGTGGTCGGCTTCCGCGACGGCGCCTGCCTGTTCATGCCCTATTCGGACATGCGCGGCATCGGCCCCGGCTCGCTCATCCAGAATGCGGCCACCCCGCCCCACATCCCCGTGGGACACGCCATGCTCGGCCGGGCCGTGAACGCCTTCGGCGACCCCCTGGACGGCAAAGGCCCCATAGACGCCGAGACGTTCGCCCCCCTGCACCGGGAGCCGCCCAACCCGCTGGAGCGGCCGCGCATCAACGAACCGCTGGACGTGGGCATCCGCTCGGTCAACGCGCTTTTGACGCTGGGCAAGGGCCAGCGCGTGGGCATCATGGCCGGTTCGGGCGTGGGCAAGTCCACCACCCTGGGCATGATGGCCCGCTACACCAAGGCGGACATCAACGTCATCGCCCTGGTGGGTGAGCGCGGCAGGGAGGTGGTTGAATTCATGGAGCGCGACCTCGGCCCGGAGGGCATGGCCCGCAGCGTGCTGGTGGTCGCCACCTCGGACAAGAGCCCGCTGATCCGCATGCGCGCCGCCTATGCCGCCACGGCCGTGGCCGAATTTTTCCGCGACCAGGGCAACGACGTCCTGCTGATGATGGACTCCGTGACCCGCTTCGCCATGGCGGGCCGCGAGGTCGGCCTGGCCGCTGGCGAACCGCCCACGCGCGGCGGCTACACCCCCTCGGTCTTCGCCCACCTGCCCCAGCTCCTGGAGCGTGCGGGCAAGAACCGCAAGGGTTCCATCACCGGCATCTACACGGTTTTGGTGGACGGCGACGACTTCACCGAGCCCATCGCGGACTCCACCCGGTCCATCCTGGACGGGCACATCGTCCTGACCCGCGAGCTGGCCGATCTCGGCCACTACCCGGCCATCGACGTGCTCAAGTCCATCAGCCGTCTGCGCAGCGACATCACCTCCAAGCAGGCCCAGGCGGACGGCCGCGCACTGCTCCGGCACATGGCCACCTTCAAGCGCGTGGAGGACATGGTCAACATCGGCGCGTACCAGCGCGGAGCCAACGCCGAAGTGGACCGGGCCATCGCCATGGTCGGCCCCATAAACCAGTTCCTGCGCCAGTTGGTGGAGGAACAGGAGACCTTGGACAGCGCGTTCAAGTCCCTGCACGAGCTGGTCGGCGAGGAGCCGGAGAAGGCAGACGCCAAGCCGCAGCAGCAGCCCAGTGGCAAGCCGATTCCGCAGTTGAAGAAGACGCCGCGCAAGAACGGCCCTCCCAAGCCCAATCTGAAGATGAAAGCCCGCTAG
- a CDS encoding FliH/SctL family protein: protein MSLSSARPHRPKMTGKVVVGMNTPGPDEMTIQELEGKRQLVWDKATNEEYLARVRDKAREAAKEIKMLAELEAEALRATARHEGYSQGLADAQEFVDQHIKDISAKAEALLAQIGSQGGKIFQTRRDEVTALIRLALKKTLKVELDDKRTEVLQALMTEALDRLEAQRQLEIRCNPEEVAELDEFVRTIQDRNPALKYWTVKADQRIEMGGVVVEAAEGKVDNTVDTRWKLVEPLFDRLAEQITAPDGK, encoded by the coding sequence ATGTCTTTATCTAGCGCCCGCCCCCACCGCCCCAAGATGACCGGAAAGGTCGTCGTGGGCATGAACACGCCCGGCCCGGACGAAATGACCATCCAGGAGCTGGAGGGCAAGCGCCAGCTCGTCTGGGACAAGGCCACCAACGAGGAGTACCTGGCCCGAGTGCGCGACAAGGCGCGCGAGGCGGCCAAGGAGATCAAGATGCTGGCCGAACTGGAGGCCGAGGCGCTGCGCGCCACCGCCCGCCACGAGGGTTACTCCCAAGGGCTGGCCGACGCCCAGGAGTTCGTGGACCAGCACATCAAGGACATCTCCGCCAAGGCCGAAGCCCTGCTCGCACAGATCGGCTCCCAGGGCGGAAAGATTTTCCAGACCCGCCGCGACGAGGTCACCGCGCTCATCCGCCTGGCCCTGAAAAAGACCCTCAAGGTCGAGCTGGACGATAAACGCACCGAGGTGCTCCAGGCGCTGATGACCGAGGCCCTGGACCGGCTGGAGGCCCAGCGGCAGTTGGAGATCCGCTGCAACCCGGAGGAGGTGGCCGAGCTGGACGAGTTCGTACGCACCATCCAGGACCGCAACCCCGCCCTCAAGTACTGGACCGTCAAGGCGGACCAGCGCATCGAGATGGGCGGCGTGGTGGTCGAGGCCGCCGAGGGCAAGGTGGACAACACCGTGGACACCCGCTGGAAACTCGTGGAGCCGCTCTTCGACCGGCTGGCAGAACAGATCACCGCCCCTGACGGAAAGTAG
- the fliG gene encoding flagellar motor switch protein FliG, with product MADFSGPQKTAIVLLALGEKFTGEVFKRMERNEIAAVSKAMLETESVPKEEVLQVLKEYNEALAYGAELLVGGPEQVKRLLTQSLDAETAKYIMDSLDLDTGPTPFQELENVSPRILAQILRNEHPQTLALILGHLHPDQAAELIQNLPAGVRAEVLMRLAKLEAVAEEMLMEVDKVLQSQLIAMGGKEGKKVGGVNAVAEILNAVDRNTEEEVLSEIEEESTQMAEDIRNLMFVFEDVKGIDDIAIRELLKEVSNEDLTVALKGASEDLREKFFKNLSERASAMIKEDLEIMPPKKLSEVEAAQQSIVKTVRRLEDEGKIVISRGGSDVFI from the coding sequence ATGGCAGATTTCTCCGGACCCCAGAAAACGGCCATCGTGCTCCTCGCCCTGGGCGAGAAGTTCACGGGCGAGGTGTTCAAGCGCATGGAGCGCAACGAGATCGCCGCCGTTTCCAAGGCCATGCTCGAAACCGAATCCGTGCCCAAGGAGGAAGTCCTCCAGGTGCTCAAGGAATACAACGAGGCCCTGGCCTACGGTGCGGAACTGCTGGTCGGCGGACCGGAGCAGGTCAAGCGGCTGCTGACCCAGTCCCTGGACGCCGAGACCGCCAAGTACATCATGGACTCCCTGGACCTGGACACCGGCCCCACGCCGTTCCAGGAGCTGGAGAACGTCTCCCCGCGCATCCTGGCGCAGATTCTCAGGAACGAACATCCGCAGACCCTGGCCCTGATCCTCGGCCACCTGCATCCCGACCAGGCCGCCGAACTGATCCAGAACCTGCCCGCCGGCGTGCGCGCCGAAGTGCTCATGCGACTGGCCAAGCTGGAGGCCGTGGCCGAGGAGATGCTCATGGAAGTGGACAAGGTCCTGCAAAGCCAGCTCATCGCCATGGGCGGCAAGGAAGGCAAGAAGGTCGGCGGCGTCAACGCCGTGGCCGAGATCCTCAACGCGGTGGATCGCAACACCGAGGAAGAGGTCCTGTCCGAGATCGAGGAAGAGTCCACCCAGATGGCCGAGGACATCCGGAACCTCATGTTCGTGTTCGAGGACGTCAAGGGCATCGACGACATCGCCATCCGCGAGCTGCTCAAGGAGGTCTCCAACGAGGATCTCACCGTGGCCCTCAAGGGTGCGAGCGAGGACCTGCGCGAGAAGTTCTTCAAGAACCTGTCGGAGCGCGCCTCCGCCATGATCAAGGAAGACCTGGAGATCATGCCGCCCAAGAAGCTCAGCGAGGTCGAGGCCGCGCAGCAGTCCATCGTCAAGACCGTCCGCCGTCTGGAGGACGAGGGCAAGATCGTGATCAGCAGAGGCGGCAGCGATGTCTTTATCTAG
- the fliF gene encoding flagellar basal-body MS-ring/collar protein FliF, whose amino-acid sequence MPPFVAEYWSKAQGFWSDRTMSQRILISGLAAAVVVSFALMIYWMNKPDYRVLMTNLYPEDASRIVSMLQAAKEPYQLEDNGRTIKVPADRVYELRLQVAGEGNLHGQGIGFEIFDEVQIGQTDFVQHVNYQRALQGELARTITEFPMVEKARVHLVIPQKSLFIEDQIAPSASIVLQLKSDGKLGHEETQGIVNLVSMAVEGLEPKNITVTDMKGRPLYTPENESNGLAMSNAQLLYKAEVEAKLQRRILELLGPAVGPEKVIARVNTDLDFSQRTVRKEIYDPDGAVVRSETRNEESTAGAANLAGGEPDANFRGDGFTGTRTTQDSTRESRTTNFEINKQEESIVTPVGDLKRLTVAVIVDGTWEENADTGEMVYVPRSAEELARIRTLIANAVGFDEARGDTIEVSNISFGEPQLADADSLMRTMLEYAQRLGKPFLNGLLIFLFLILVVRPVVMALIRPRVAEQEIEEMAGLPGAERLALEEEDMDEEAMDASRRLENAKNHAIQLSDENIDQAVHLLRTWLTQEA is encoded by the coding sequence ATGCCTCCGTTCGTCGCCGAATACTGGTCCAAGGCACAAGGGTTCTGGTCCGACCGCACCATGTCCCAGCGCATCCTCATCAGCGGCCTTGCCGCCGCCGTGGTCGTGTCCTTCGCGCTCATGATCTACTGGATGAACAAGCCGGACTACCGGGTTCTGATGACCAATCTCTATCCCGAGGACGCATCCAGGATCGTGTCCATGCTGCAGGCCGCCAAGGAACCCTACCAGCTGGAGGATAACGGCCGCACCATCAAGGTCCCGGCCGACCGGGTCTACGAACTGCGCCTCCAGGTGGCCGGCGAGGGCAACCTCCATGGCCAGGGCATCGGCTTCGAGATCTTCGACGAGGTCCAGATCGGCCAGACCGACTTCGTCCAGCACGTCAACTACCAGCGCGCCCTGCAGGGCGAACTGGCCCGTACCATCACCGAATTTCCCATGGTCGAGAAGGCCAGGGTCCATCTGGTCATCCCCCAGAAATCCCTGTTCATCGAGGACCAGATCGCGCCTTCGGCGTCCATCGTCCTGCAGCTCAAGAGTGACGGCAAGCTGGGCCACGAAGAGACCCAGGGCATCGTCAACCTGGTGTCCATGGCCGTGGAAGGGCTGGAGCCCAAGAACATCACCGTCACGGACATGAAGGGCCGCCCGCTCTACACCCCGGAGAACGAGAGCAACGGCCTGGCCATGTCCAACGCCCAGCTGCTCTACAAGGCCGAGGTGGAGGCCAAGCTCCAGCGCCGCATCCTCGAACTGCTCGGACCCGCGGTCGGGCCGGAGAAGGTCATCGCCCGCGTGAACACGGACCTCGACTTCAGCCAGCGCACCGTGCGCAAGGAAATTTACGATCCCGACGGCGCAGTCGTCCGCTCCGAGACCCGCAACGAGGAATCCACCGCCGGGGCCGCGAACCTGGCTGGCGGCGAGCCCGACGCCAACTTCCGGGGCGACGGCTTCACCGGCACCCGGACCACCCAGGACTCCACCCGCGAGTCCCGGACCACCAACTTCGAAATCAACAAGCAGGAAGAATCCATCGTCACCCCGGTTGGGGATTTGAAAAGGCTGACCGTTGCGGTTATCGTGGACGGGACGTGGGAAGAGAACGCGGATACCGGCGAGATGGTCTACGTACCCCGCTCGGCCGAGGAGCTGGCGCGCATCCGCACCCTGATCGCCAACGCGGTCGGGTTCGACGAGGCGCGCGGCGACACCATCGAGGTGTCCAACATCTCCTTCGGCGAGCCGCAGCTGGCCGACGCGGACTCCCTCATGCGGACCATGCTGGAATACGCCCAGCGTCTGGGCAAGCCGTTCCTCAACGGGCTGTTGATCTTCCTCTTCCTCATCCTGGTCGTCCGGCCGGTGGTCATGGCCCTGATCCGGCCGCGCGTCGCCGAGCAGGAGATCGAGGAGATGGCCGGACTGCCCGGTGCCGAGAGGCTCGCCCTGGAAGAAGAGGACATGGACGAAGAGGCCATGGACGCCTCCAGGCGACTGGAGAACGCCAAGAACCACGCCATCCAGCTGTCCGACGAAAACATCGACCAGGCCGTGCACCTGCTCCGGACCTGGCTGACGCAGGAGGCCTAA
- the fliE gene encoding flagellar hook-basal body complex protein FliE produces the protein MVVKSVAINAYQSAMDLRRRSVESRVTESLKKAPEPVKGFNETLTESLKSVNDLQTEKSVMIDEFASGKSQNVHELMISMQKAGMAMQLTGAVRSKVMASYKELMQMPF, from the coding sequence ATGGTCGTCAAAAGCGTCGCCATCAATGCCTACCAGAGTGCCATGGACCTGCGCCGCCGGTCCGTGGAATCCCGAGTCACCGAGAGCCTCAAGAAGGCCCCGGAACCCGTCAAGGGCTTCAACGAGACCCTCACGGAATCGCTCAAGAGCGTCAACGATCTCCAGACCGAGAAGAGCGTCATGATCGACGAGTTCGCCTCGGGCAAGAGCCAGAACGTCCACGAACTGATGATCTCCATGCAGAAGGCCGGAATGGCCATGCAGCTCACCGGGGCCGTCCGCAGCAAGGTCATGGCCTCTTACAAGGAACTCATGCAGATGCCGTTCTAG
- the flgC gene encoding flagellar basal body rod protein FlgC, with the protein MDFMTAMDISASGLSAQRAQLNVISMNMANIQTTKTADGGPYQRKSVSFEATPVYSPFDQAMHDQLNRNLEGVKVLGVTADRRPFKTVYDPNHPDANDQGYVTYPDINVVEEMTNMMQAMRGYEANVQTIESAKRMFQKALMIGQG; encoded by the coding sequence ATGGACTTTATGACAGCCATGGACATCAGCGCCTCCGGGCTCTCTGCCCAGCGCGCGCAGCTGAACGTCATTTCAATGAACATGGCCAACATCCAGACCACCAAAACGGCGGATGGCGGCCCGTATCAGCGCAAGTCGGTATCGTTCGAAGCCACGCCGGTCTACTCGCCCTTTGACCAGGCCATGCACGACCAGCTCAACCGCAACCTGGAGGGCGTCAAGGTGTTGGGCGTGACCGCGGACCGCCGGCCGTTCAAGACGGTCTACGACCCCAACCACCCGGACGCCAACGACCAGGGCTACGTCACCTACCCCGACATCAACGTCGTCGAGGAAATGACCAACATGATGCAGGCCATGCGCGGCTACGAAGCCAACGTCCAGACCATCGAGTCGGCCAAGCGCATGTTCCAGAAAGCCCTGATGATCGGTCAAGGCTAA